In Acanthopagrus latus isolate v.2019 chromosome 17, fAcaLat1.1, whole genome shotgun sequence, the following are encoded in one genomic region:
- the dpy19l1l gene encoding dpy-19-like 1, like gives MVAKNRKQTGKSPATQTDRDKSPLVSPPGKSNVRRPGRESKAFNSSHSNGLSGIRHKLGLTPSAVAKMGITLLLAALTGYLHWHHLSQLFENDRHFSHLSNLEKEMAFRTEMGLYYSYYKTIIEAPSFLTGLHMVMNDRLTEYPLVINTLKRFNLYPEVVLASWYRIYTGVMGYFGIPTKMCWSINRGEGLTPVDSCEGMGDPAYFYVSCVFLLNGAMMSLFFIYGAYLSGSRLGGVVTTMCFFFNHGESTRVMWTPPLRESFAYPFLVLQMLLLTYILRTRNPSRTAMVALGVSNLCFMLPWQFAQFVLLTQVASLFASYILGYLAASKMQSILVTHMITLGVCFILMFGNSMLLTSFYASSLVSIWVIIALRHRFAQVFRPGIVIWVMQGLAWVGSTVLLKFMLSTILCASDDAHISGLIKSKFTSYKDFHTLMYTCAAEFDFIELETPLRYLKTLLLPINMLVVALIAGRTVQDIVRFLRDGGQTADADEAAGSESAGKGELVYHSLQLVAFTVLAVLIMRLKLFLTPHMCIMASLVCSKQLFGWIGEKSKHQIVVFALMAIMAVQGVANLQAQWAIIGEFSNLPQEELLDWIQENTLPDSVFAGAMPTMASVKLSTGRPIVNHPHYEDAGLRERTKLVYSMYSRMSGETVKRNLMKLGVDFFVLEDSWCTRRTRPGCSMPEIWDIEDPQNVGKIPLCTHMSRNSRPHFTTVFSNDIYKVLKIPKATKDLR, from the exons ATGGtggctaaaaacagaaaacagaccGGGAAGAGTCCAGCGACCCAGACTGACCGCGACAAGAGCCCGCTTGTTTCGCCCCCTGGCAAAAGTAACGTTCGGCGACCAGGCAGGGAGAGCAAAGCTTTCAACAGCTCCCATTCAAACGGGCTCTCGGGCATCAGACACAAGCTCGGGCTAACTCCCTCCGCGGTCGCGAAGATGGGAATCACTCTTCTGCTCG CTGCTCTCACAGGGTATCTCCACTG GCATCATCTCTCGCAGCTGTTCGAGAATGACAGACACTTCTCTCACCTGTCTAATCTGGAGAAGGAAATGGCTTTTCGGACAGAGATG GGTTTGTACTATTCCTACTACAAGACCATTATCGAGGCTCCCTCTTTCCTGACTGGCCTCCACATGGTCATGAATGATCGGCTGACAGAGTACCCCCTGGTCATCAACACTCTGAAGAGATTCAACCTTTATCCAGAG GTGGTCCTGGCCAGCTGGTACCGCATTTACACAGGCGTGATGGGCTACTTCGGTATTCCCACAAAGATGTGCTGGTCCATTAACAGAGGAGAGGGACTCACTCCTGTGGACAGCTGTGAAG GGATGGGCGACCCGGCGTATTTCTACGTGTCCTGCGTGTTCCTGCTGAACGGCGCCATGATGAGCCTGTTCTTCATTTACGGTGCCTACCTGAG CGGCAGTCGACTGGGCGGCGTGGTTAccacaatgtgttttttcttcaatcACGGCGAG AGCACTCGTGTGATGTGGACTCCACCCCTGAGGGAGAGCTTTGCCTACCCCTTCTTAGTCCTGCAGATGCTCCTCCTTACCTACATCCTCAG GACACGGAACCCGAGCAGGACAGCCATGGTCGCTCTAGGCGTCTCCAATTTGTGCTTCATGCTGCCTTGGCAGTTCGCCCAGTTTGTGCTGCTCACTCAG gtggcGTCTCTGTTTGCTTCTTACATCCTGGGATACCTCGCGGCCTCCAAGATGCAGTCCATCCTGGTCACTCACATG atcACACTCGGCGTCTGCTTCATCCTGATGTTTGGCAACTCCATGCTGCTCACGTCCTTCTACGCCTCCTCACTCGTCTCCATCTGG GTAATCATTGCATTGAGGCATCGATTTGCTCAAGTCTTCAGACCTGGAATTGTTATCTGG gTCATGCAGGGTTTGGCTTGGGTCGGGTCCACAGTTTTGCTCAAATTCATGCTGTCCACAATCCTCTGTGCCTCAGATGAT GCTCACATCAGTGGATTGATCAAGTCGAAGTTCACGAGCTACAAGGACTTCCACACTCTGATGTACACGTGTGCTGCTGAATTTGACTTCATTGAGTTAGAG ACTCCTCTACGTTACCTGAAAACATTACTTCTGCCCATCAACATGCTGGTGGTCGCTCTCATCGCTGGCAGG ACGGTCCAGGATATAGTCCGGTTCCTGAGGGATGGAGGGCAGACTGCCGATGCTGATGAAGCTGCAGG GTCAGAAAGTGCCGGCAAAGGAGAG CTGGTGTACCACAGTCTGCAGCTGGTGGCGTTTACCGTCCTGGCCGTCCTCATCATGCGCCTGAAGCTCTTCCTGACGCCACACATGTGCATCATGGCGTCGCTCGTCTGCTCTAAACAG TTGTTTGGCTGGATCGGGGAGAAGTCTAAACACCAGATTGTGGTGTTTGCACTCATGGCGATCATGGCTGTACAGGGAGTGGCCAACCTTCAGGCCCAGTGGGCGATCATTGGAGAGTTCAGCAACCTGCcgcaggaggagctgctggactgGATCCAGGAAAACACCCTGCCCG ATTCTGTGTTTGCCGGGGCCATGCCCACCATGGCCAGCGTGAAGCTCTCCACAGGTCGGCCCATCGTCAACCACCCCCACTATGAAGACGCTGGTCTGAG GGAGAGAACCAAGCTGGTGTACTCCATGTACAGCCGCATGTCTGGAGAAACAGTAAAGAGGAATCTGATGAAGCTGGGAGTGGATTTCTTCGTCTTAGAGGATTCTTGGTGCACCAGGCGAACCAG GCCCGGGTGCAGCATGCCAGAGATCTGGGACATAGAGGACCCCCAAAATGTCGGTAAAATCCCCCTCTGCACCCACATGTCCAGGAACTCACGACCTCACTTCACCACAGTCTTTTCCAATGACATTTACAAAGTTCTCAAAATCCCCAAAGCGACCAAAGATCTCAGATAA
- the LOC119005799 gene encoding fucolectin-7-like translates to MNFSVFVVLLLLETCSAGKYQNVALRGKATQSARYGDAFGAAYNAIDGNHESNYGSGSCSHTTEMKNPWWRVDLLESYIITSITIVNRDDCCPERINGLEVHIGNSVERDGFENPVVATIADIGRAKTFSQTFTDRVEGRYVTLVIPGSRRIITVCEVEIYGYRSPTGENLALQGKATQSSLFEFGFANNAIDLSQNNKWGDGSCSHTSNDVGPWWRLDLRKSYKVFTVKITNMKSNPERLNGAEIRIGDSLDNNGNSNARCTVIQSIEAGATAEFQCPGLDGRYVNIVIPGREEFLSLCEVEVYGSRLD, encoded by the exons AAAATGTGGCTTTGCGTGGAAAAGCAACCCAATCAGCGCGTTATGGAGACGCATTTGGGGCGGCCTACAATGCTATCGATGGAAACCATGAATCTAATTATGGTTCTGGATCGTGCTCACACAcgactgaaatgaaaaacccCTGGTGGAGAGTGGACCTGCTGGAGTCCTacatcatcacctccatcaccatcGTCAACAGAGACGACTGCTGTCCAGAAAGGATCAATGGACTGGAAGTCCACATAGGCAACTCTGTGGAAAGGGATGGTTTTGAAAACCCAGT gGTTGCAACGATTGCTGACATCGGTAGAGCTAAAACGTTCAGTCAGACTTTCACTGATCGGGTGGAGGGACGTTACGTGACTTTGGTTATACCTGGTTCAAGAAGGATCATTACAGTCTGTGAAGTGGAAATCTATGGGTACCGTTCCCCAACCG GAGAGAACCTGGCCCTCCAGGGAAAAGCCACACAGTCGTCGTTGTTTGAATTTGGCTTTGCGAATAACGCCATAGACTTAAGTCAGAACAACAAGTGGGGGGACGGCTCCTGCAGTCACACGAGCAACGACGTCGGCCCCTGGTGGCGACTGGATCTGCGCAAATCCTATAAAGTGTTTACCGTGAAGATAACCAACATGAAATCAAACCCAGAACGCCTCAATGGAGCCGAGATCCGAATTGGAGATTCTCTTGACAACAATGGCAACAGCAACGCCAG GTGTACTGTGATCCAAAGTATTGAAGCAGGAGCTACCGCTGAATTCCAGTGTCCTGGCCTGGACGGGCGCTACGTTAACATCGTCATCCCGGGAAGAGAAGAGTtcctgagtctgtgtgaggTGGAGGTGTACGGCTCGAGGCTGGATTAG